A single region of the Ancylobacter novellus DSM 506 genome encodes:
- the pdeM gene encoding ligase-associated DNA damage response endonuclease PdeM, with translation MSVGTALEEIGVAEDGLVIAGARLVLDPAGALWWPAERMLIVADLHLEKGSSFAARGVPLPPYDTRATLALLTQIVARRNARTIVALGDSFHDRRGADRLGEEERASIAALMRGREMIWVAGNHDPNPMPGLGGVHVDELRAGPLTLRHEPSGDGAGEIAGHFHPVARLVVRGRGLRRRCFATDGARLVMPALGAYAGGLNIRDAALARLFPGAYAAHLVGGARIYRIAHHACLPDRAG, from the coding sequence ATGTCAGTTGGGACGGCGCTGGAGGAGATCGGCGTGGCTGAGGACGGCCTCGTCATCGCCGGCGCGCGCCTCGTGCTCGATCCCGCCGGCGCCCTCTGGTGGCCGGCCGAGCGCATGCTCATCGTCGCCGATTTGCATCTGGAGAAGGGCTCCTCCTTCGCCGCCCGCGGCGTGCCGCTGCCGCCCTACGACACGCGCGCGACGCTGGCCCTGCTCACGCAGATCGTCGCGCGGCGCAATGCCCGCACCATCGTCGCGCTGGGCGACAGCTTCCACGACCGCCGCGGTGCCGACCGCCTCGGCGAGGAGGAGCGGGCCAGCATCGCCGCGCTGATGCGCGGGCGGGAGATGATCTGGGTCGCCGGCAACCACGATCCCAACCCGATGCCGGGCCTCGGCGGCGTCCATGTCGACGAATTGCGCGCCGGTCCACTCACCCTGCGCCACGAGCCTTCGGGCGATGGCGCGGGCGAGATCGCCGGGCATTTCCACCCCGTGGCGCGTCTCGTGGTGCGCGGGCGGGGGCTGCGCCGCCGCTGCTTCGCCACCGATGGCGCCCGCCTCGTCATGCCGGCGCTCGGCGCCTATGCCGGTGGGCTGAACATCCGCGACGCTGCGCTGGCGCGCCTGTTCCCCGGCGCCTATGCGGCGCATCTGGTCGGCGGCGCCCGCATCTACCGCATCGCCCACCACGCCTGCCTGCCGGATCGCGCGGGCTGA
- a CDS encoding tetratricopeptide repeat protein, whose protein sequence is MSEAAQRAGMPLEEWLKSQLFGTMAAAAPAPGAPDPVGSVADLQRRIEQLSGQIEQMGGAAAAPAEPPPAPAPVKVDDRLETTIRELNERLEALNLMPPRAEAPATRAADPVEMAVAEIAARQHELDSEITRRRTPPAFEPPPRPASSAAPRESVARDSIRDRFIRDPFAGGPFPTRANPVPPSPVPPSHPVAPSIAPSAPSRSPINEALSALQGELGDMRQSLGMLAPRRAVDELQRVVQQLADRVERSGTRDEELRATLLALRDMIGGLKLPEHPALLLGRIDSLERKLDIVNAKAVDGATIARLQAQATEIRDLLARTLSADSVRLLAEQVSLLATKVSEMAANEDRVIRSAVGSLERRLDTLADRIASQPAPVLPLNDLIGRLDSIQSSLASARHEMPPGLEAMLRGLADRMERIERPEENLRLDVLGRQISELTQKIEKAVAGAEIAGQLASIERVVNDLFIQMEETRATFLATGSRPRPPAGGNPNGGATRIKREIAALEAEREAPPAAPVATAIMAPVEAAAPAVPEAVFSPPPASIPKPFEPQLMRAALEELSRSADVAALRGETAPAPEAAAAPEQVATTPIDDEFDFRPVDLDAQAAANAAARGNAPTVPNVVHPAAPAAAPGAPNRAAFIAQARRATLPAGAGTPELRSHITERNRRPPTRWLARIRAMLLIGLCGSALAYGSWHFLAQMREQQLRAAAPAVSNTAKLPPAAKPTPPGSLPAPEDITGSVGKSAPRPQPPAPAAAPEATPDAMPPAPAPIGPSSMSLPTELPGGIASQTLRAAALAGDPAAAFEIARRYTDGEGVPASPARAAEWLAYAAKNGSMPATYRLGTIYEKGMDGVPRDPAKARQLYEQAANAGNVAAMHNLGVMLASGAIGQPDYRTAVTWFTLAAERGVRDSQYNLAVLYARGFGVTANPAEAWRWFALAAARGDGEAALKRDEMAVKVDAKTLATLRSTVDSWAPLMVDAKANDMPSVSWDEVPRKTASR, encoded by the coding sequence ATGAGCGAGGCGGCGCAGCGGGCCGGCATGCCTCTGGAGGAGTGGCTGAAGAGCCAGCTCTTCGGCACCATGGCCGCTGCCGCGCCGGCGCCGGGCGCTCCCGATCCGGTCGGCAGCGTCGCCGACCTGCAGCGCCGCATCGAACAGCTTTCCGGCCAGATCGAGCAGATGGGCGGCGCCGCCGCTGCCCCGGCCGAGCCGCCACCGGCCCCCGCGCCGGTGAAGGTCGACGACCGCCTCGAAACCACCATCCGCGAGCTCAATGAGCGGCTCGAGGCGCTGAACCTGATGCCTCCGCGCGCCGAGGCCCCGGCCACCCGCGCAGCCGACCCGGTGGAGATGGCGGTCGCCGAGATCGCCGCCCGCCAGCACGAGCTCGACAGCGAGATCACCCGCCGCCGCACACCGCCGGCCTTCGAACCACCGCCGCGCCCGGCGTCCTCCGCCGCGCCGCGCGAGAGCGTGGCGCGCGATTCGATCCGTGACCGCTTCATCCGCGATCCCTTCGCCGGCGGCCCCTTCCCCACCCGCGCCAATCCCGTGCCGCCCTCGCCCGTGCCGCCCTCGCACCCCGTCGCGCCGTCGATCGCCCCCTCCGCGCCGTCGCGCTCGCCGATCAACGAGGCGCTCTCCGCATTGCAGGGCGAGCTCGGCGACATGCGCCAGTCGCTCGGCATGCTGGCACCGCGCCGCGCGGTGGACGAATTGCAGCGCGTGGTCCAGCAGCTCGCCGACCGCGTCGAGCGTTCCGGCACGCGCGACGAGGAGCTGCGCGCCACCCTTCTGGCGCTGCGCGACATGATCGGCGGGCTCAAGCTGCCGGAGCATCCGGCGCTGCTGCTCGGCCGCATCGATTCGCTGGAGCGCAAGCTCGACATCGTCAACGCCAAGGCGGTCGACGGCGCCACCATCGCCCGACTGCAGGCGCAAGCGACCGAGATCCGCGACCTGCTGGCGCGCACCCTCTCCGCCGATTCCGTGCGCCTTCTGGCCGAGCAGGTGTCGCTGCTCGCCACCAAGGTGTCGGAGATGGCGGCCAACGAGGACCGGGTGATCCGCTCGGCCGTGGGCTCGCTGGAGCGGCGCCTCGACACGCTGGCCGACCGCATCGCCAGCCAGCCGGCGCCGGTGCTGCCGCTGAACGACCTGATTGGCCGGCTCGATTCCATCCAGTCGAGCCTCGCCAGCGCCCGGCACGAGATGCCGCCGGGGCTGGAGGCGATGCTTCGCGGCCTCGCCGATCGCATGGAGCGGATCGAGCGGCCGGAGGAGAATCTGCGCCTCGACGTGCTGGGCCGGCAAATCTCCGAGCTGACACAGAAGATCGAGAAGGCGGTGGCGGGAGCGGAGATCGCCGGCCAGCTCGCCAGCATCGAGCGCGTGGTCAACGACCTGTTCATCCAGATGGAGGAGACCCGCGCCACCTTCCTCGCCACCGGCTCGCGCCCCCGCCCCCCCGCGGGCGGAAACCCGAATGGCGGCGCGACGCGGATCAAGCGCGAGATCGCGGCGCTGGAAGCCGAGCGCGAAGCGCCTCCCGCAGCCCCCGTGGCTACGGCCATCATGGCGCCGGTCGAGGCGGCCGCCCCAGCCGTGCCGGAGGCCGTGTTCTCGCCGCCGCCGGCCTCGATCCCCAAGCCCTTCGAGCCGCAGCTCATGCGCGCCGCGCTGGAGGAGCTGAGCCGTTCCGCCGATGTTGCGGCCCTGCGCGGGGAAACCGCGCCGGCTCCCGAGGCCGCGGCTGCGCCCGAACAGGTGGCAACCACCCCCATCGACGACGAATTCGACTTCCGGCCCGTCGACCTCGACGCGCAGGCCGCGGCCAATGCCGCCGCGCGCGGCAATGCCCCGACGGTGCCGAACGTGGTGCATCCGGCCGCTCCGGCCGCGGCGCCGGGCGCGCCCAACCGCGCCGCCTTCATCGCCCAGGCACGCCGCGCCACCCTGCCGGCCGGCGCCGGCACGCCGGAACTGCGCAGCCACATCACCGAGCGCAACCGCCGTCCGCCGACCCGCTGGCTGGCGCGCATTCGCGCCATGCTGCTGATCGGCCTGTGCGGCTCGGCGCTGGCCTATGGCTCCTGGCATTTCCTGGCGCAAATGCGCGAGCAGCAGTTGCGCGCCGCCGCGCCGGCCGTGTCCAACACCGCCAAGCTGCCCCCAGCCGCCAAGCCCACGCCACCCGGCAGCCTGCCGGCGCCCGAGGACATCACCGGCTCGGTCGGCAAGAGCGCGCCACGCCCGCAGCCGCCGGCGCCCGCCGCCGCTCCCGAGGCGACTCCCGACGCCATGCCGCCCGCCCCGGCGCCGATCGGCCCGTCCAGCATGTCGCTGCCGACCGAACTGCCGGGCGGCATCGCCAGCCAGACCCTGCGCGCCGCGGCGCTCGCCGGCGATCCCGCCGCCGCCTTCGAAATTGCCCGCCGCTACACCGACGGCGAGGGCGTGCCGGCGAGCCCGGCGCGCGCCGCCGAATGGCTCGCCTATGCGGCCAAGAACGGCTCCATGCCGGCGACCTACCGCCTCGGCACCATCTACGAGAAGGGCATGGACGGCGTGCCGCGCGACCCCGCCAAGGCGCGCCAGCTCTATGAGCAGGCGGCCAATGCCGGCAATGTCGCGGCCATGCACAATCTCGGCGTGATGCTCGCCTCCGGCGCCATCGGCCAGCCCGACTACCGGACCGCAGTGACCTGGTTCACCCTCGCCGCCGAGCGCGGCGTGCGCGACAGCCAGTATAACCTCGCCGTGCTCTATGCCCGCGGCTTCGGCGTCACGGCGAACCCGGCCGAGGCGTGGCGCTGGTTTGCGCTGGCCGCCGCCCGCGGCGACGGCGAGGCGGCGCTGAAGCGCGACGAGATGGCCGTCAAGGTCGACGCCAAGACGCTGGCGACGCTGCGCAGCACGGTGGACAGCTGGGCGCCGCTGATGGTCGACGCAAAGGCCAACGACATGCCGTCGGTGAGCTGGGACGAGGTCCCGCGCAAGACGGCGTCGCGCTGA
- a CDS encoding MerR family transcriptional regulator: protein MDFTSFEAERTADTHAAPSGENAFFTIGDLAREFGVTLRALRFYEDKGLLAPRREGLTRLYSPAERSRLAIILKGKKLGFTLAEIKAMVALREGTAPAGGLALTREKCVEQLALLETQKTEIEEAIGELRQMVAAFSSRSAA, encoded by the coding sequence ATGGATTTCACCTCCTTCGAGGCCGAACGCACCGCAGACACGCATGCCGCCCCGTCGGGCGAAAATGCCTTCTTCACCATTGGTGACCTCGCCCGCGAATTCGGCGTCACGCTGCGCGCGCTGCGCTTCTATGAGGACAAGGGCCTGCTCGCCCCCCGCCGCGAGGGCCTGACCCGTCTCTACAGCCCGGCCGAGCGGTCGCGCCTCGCCATCATCCTGAAGGGCAAGAAGCTCGGCTTCACCCTTGCCGAGATCAAGGCGATGGTCGCCCTGCGCGAAGGCACCGCCCCGGCCGGTGGCCTCGCCCTTACCCGCGAGAAATGTGTGGAGCAGCTCGCCCTGCTCGAGACGCAGAAGACCGAGATCGAGGAAGCCATCGGCGAACTCCGCCAGATGGTCGCCGCCTTCTCCTCGCGCTCGGCCGCCTGA